The Pseudophryne corroboree isolate aPseCor3 chromosome 2, aPseCor3.hap2, whole genome shotgun sequence genome has a segment encoding these proteins:
- the IMP3 gene encoding U3 small nucleolar ribonucleoprotein protein IMP3 yields the protein MVRKLKYHEQKLLKKADFINWEVDNNVREVRVLRKFRLSRREDYTVYNKLSRAVRELAHKISELDEKEPFRVQSTARLLEKLYALGLLPTRQNLQLCDTVSASSFCRRRLPSIVVKLRMAQNLKTAITFIEQGHIRVGPEVVTDPAYLVTRSMEDFVTWVDSSKIRQHVMEYNEERDDFDLGA from the coding sequence ATGGTGCGGAAGCTGAAGTACCACGAGCAGAAGCTGCTGAAGAAGGCGGACTTTATCAACTGGGAGGTGGACAACAACGTCCGGGAGGTGCGAGTGCTGCGCAAGTTCCGCCTGTCCCGGCGGGAGGACTATACCGTGTACAACAAGCTGAGCCGGGCGGTGCGGGAGCTGGCGCACAAGATCTCCGAGCTGGACGAGAAGGAGCCGTTCCGGGTGCAGAGCACCGCCCGCCTGCTGGAGAAGCTCTACGCCCTGGGCCTGCTCCCCACCCGGCAGAACCTGCAGCTCTGCGACACAGTCTCGGCCTCGTCCTTCTGCCGCCGGCGGCTGCCCAGCATCGTGGTGAAGCTCCGCATGGCCCAGAACCTGAAGACCGCTATCACCTTCATCGAGCAGGGGCACATACGCGTGGGGCCCGAGGTGGTGACGGACCCGGCCTACCTGGTGACCCGCAGCATGGAGGACTTCGTCACCTGGGTGGACTCTTCCAAGATCAGGCAGCACGTCATGGAGTACAACGAGGAGAGGGATGACTTTGATCTGGGTGCGTAG